Proteins from a genomic interval of Musa acuminata AAA Group cultivar baxijiao chromosome BXJ1-9, Cavendish_Baxijiao_AAA, whole genome shotgun sequence:
- the LOC135593321 gene encoding E3 ubiquitin-protein ligase listerin-like isoform X3, with translation MGPWWYSQFDPIPEVSQSARRSLEAAFPAQERRLDALMFCVNEIFLYLDENLKLTPQSMVDKAIPADELEDMHQRAISSSLLAVATLVDILLGTKMQNCDNESSLPEQKLVSKARTATIYSAENMLATHKCFLQYMKSKYPIVRTATYSILTSFVKHIPHAFNEEYMKVLSSAILGAFQDKDASCHSSMWDMILLFSRKFPNGWSYCNVQKVFLHRFWQFLRNGCYGSQQISYPVLVLFLDSVPTDVDLGEQFIYDFFQNLWDGRHSSHYSAANTLALFGAFKECFLWVLRNVSRYFTARDGNNDPAIKLTNDILVELLLNDYLMLPSLKKQDGNLLVRSDVSTDDGKENSKQRTSSSYEASYIQELVRCIVGILVDISLEDRNLLNVFSTSFQKDCLEILWQGECLQNFHEHVERITRFFLLLDELVLQKGHDWPLKFLGQPLIMTTFPVIKSMDSPDAVKLLSVLIEIFGSVVILSNFVSPKDEVRVEVNVEHFLQTFNSDLIPWCLQGNSNSSSLKLDLLLDLIQDECFSKQWCSIINHSIKQYEMSDNSSHIEVLAMLIEKVRERIRTKTLVNLQSSGFFPERWRHNLLDSVAITIAHHSPVRSCHAQFLCAVLGGSVEDDQVCFLSEEACTIVWEEILKNLASFLTSFSFCWAEFACSLFQCSESKDLLKLQEPSFSTRFAMAQFAFEVLKGSIYCLNIIDKNCSLVSSILAALFIVDWQYSITSQVCQDDSSEGLKNTTDIDVSVCAAQNVISNDSKEQDDAMLNLGRKIHALRHTISSSFWKSLSADTRSRLGNIIVQTVRFVLLDTDDLVAPEISHSCCEWMLDILEIICHNKEELQILLDQLLSEGKSWPLWVKPFIRRGSILATFQEATSTGINEHSNYRFVAFVDKLIARLGVNIVIAGFTETCTSVASPDTEIVSSFPSPYKREWLAAEMLCSWDWKESSVTESFLPLLNKYAKTEASIPEANVTSSIINMLLDGTIMHGSYDQWISFDSWKVPHNDSEKINDPFLRGLVSMLSSMFVDEKVGGNFAAIVLFEQLVDRLFMDTSIDQSCLRVLPFVISITIQSLLESSESTDAIANISLSSTEDNLVRTYIISWLEKSLSFPSLCLGKTEQNVGEWIQVVISCFPLRTTLETGNSIVDLLRHASNNESSLLLSLFRKQLYCYDASAAIDQISPISSSSGDLVSSLLVQIHHAKLTAVSVGYCWQEFVEDDWNYVLDKSHRWIELSVLLMEEIAESIDDAIVHYTTTDDLEHTAKKLELSVQAYDSLIISISTTALVIFRLVSQLEEHKTDSTNALHLLRLGKWADMKDRIMASILRLFFATGATEAIAMSCNEVFSTIVASSRLPYSYFWGLVASFVSNSPKHVKSAAAESMELWGLSKGSINALYAILFSSRPISYLQFAAYSLLSSEPMCHLSLAKESSLEGEGNLFVESDLSSNVELSTEGIFSFRDELSSLIQKPSAELLKMDLLSQDRVNLFIAWALLLSCLNSFPSSSKAREKIVQHIQDSISPMILDCIFQHIPLKIGASNLKKKELELVVEASKAANAAKHSITTCSLTLYVQSLWPVGNETVASLAGSIYGMMIHRLPSYVRNWFSSLRDRSLLTVIESFTKAWCSPPLLLNEFSQVKATVFADENFSVSVNRSASEIIATYKKEETGMDLVIRLPSSYPLRPVDVECTRSLGISEVRQRKWLLSLTAFIRNQNGAIAEAILIWKSDFDKEFLGVEECPICYSIIHTTNHSLPRLACKTCKHKFHSACLYKWFSTSHKSTCPLCQSPF, from the exons ATGGGTCCTTGGTGGTATTCTCAATTTGATCCCATTCCAGAAGTTTCTCAGTCGGCTAGACGATCATTAGAG GCAGCATTTCCAGCACAAGAACGAAGGTTAGATGCCTTGATGTTTTGTGTAAATGAGATCTTTTTGTATTTAGATGAGAATTTAAAGTTGACACCACAATCAATGGTTGATAAAGCCATACCTGCAGATGAGTTGGAAGATATGCACCAACGG GCAATTTCGTCATCACTGCTGGCGGTAGCAACCCTTGTTGATATTTTGTTGGGTACAAAAATGCAGAACTGCGATAATGAAAGTTCTTTGCCAGAACAAAAACTTGTTTCCAAAGCTAGGACTGCTACAATATATTCTGCTGAAAATATGCTTGCTACACACAAGTGTTTTCTTCAGTATATGAAATCTAAATATCCTATTGTTCGTACAGCTACATATTCCATTCTAACTAGTTTTGTAAAACATATTCCACATGCCTTTAATGAAGAATATATGAAGGTGCTTTCATCTGCCATTCTTGGTGCTTTCCAAGATAAGGATGCGTCTTGCCATTCTTCCATGTGGGACATGATTTTGCTCTTCTCAAGAAAGTTTCCAAATGGATGGTCATACTGTAATGTCCAGAAAGTTTTCCTACATCGGTTTTGGCAATTCTTAAGAAATGGTTGTTATGGATCGCAACAGATTTCATATCCAGTACTTGTTCTATTCTTAGATTCAGTGCCTACTGATGTAGACCTTGGAGAACAATTTATTTATGATTTCTTCCAAAATCTATGGGATGGAAGACACTCATCACACTACTCAGCTGCAAATACTTTGGCATTGTTTGGTGCATTCAAAGAATGTTTTCTCTGGGTGTTGCGCAATGTATCAAG ATATTTTACGGCAAGAGATGGCAATAATGATCCTGCCATCAAGTTAACGAATGATATTCTGGTAGAACTCTTGTTGAATGACTATCTAATGTTGCCAAGCCTGAAAAAGCAAGATGGGAATTTGCTAGTGAGGTCTGATGTCTCCACTGATGATGGTAAAGAAAATTCAAAACAAAGAACTAGTAGTAGTTATGAAGCAAGTTATATTCAGGAGTTGGTGAGGTGTATTGTTGGCATTCTGGTAGACATTTCTCTCGAAGATAGAAATTTGCTCAATGTGTTCTCCACATCTTTTCAGAAGGACTGCCTTGAGATTTTATGGCAAGGAGAATGCTTGCAAAATTTTCATGAGCATGTAGAACGGATCAcaagattttttttgttattggatGAACTTGTGTTGCAGAAAGGTCATGATTGGCCTTTGAAATTTTTAGGCCAACCATTGATTATGACCACTTTCCCGGTGATTAAATCCATG GACTCTCCAGATGCTGTCAAACTTCTGTCTGTCTTAATTGAAATTTTTGGATCTGTAGTAATATTGTCTAACTTTGTTAGCCCAAAGGACGAAGTTCGCGTTGAAGTCAACGTGGAGCATTTTCTGCAGACATTTAACAGTGACCTCATTCCTTGGTGTTTACAAGGAAACAGTAATTCCAGCAGTTTGAAACTTGACCTGCTGCTTGACTTAATTCAAGATGAGTGTTTCTCTAAACAATGGTGCTCAATCATTAATCATTCCATAAAACAATATGAAATGTCAGACAATTCCAGTCATATTGAGGTGCTAGCTATGCTCATTGAGAAGGTGAGAGAAAGAATAAGGACCAAGACGTTAGTCAATTTACAAAGTAGTGGCTTCTTCCCGGAGCGTTGGCGGCATAATTTGCTTGACTCTGTTGCAATAACTATTGCCCACCATTCTCCTGTGAGAAGTTGTCATGCTCAATTTCTGTG TGCGGTACTTGGAGGCTCTGTTGAAGATGATCAAGTGTGTTTTCTATCTGAAGAAGCATGTACTATTGTATGGGAGGAGATTCTGAAAAACTTGGCATCATTCCTTACCTCATTTTCATTTTGTTGGGCAGAGTTTGCTTGCTCTTTGTTTCAATGTTCTGAGTCTAAGGATTTACTGAAATTGCAAGAGCCATCTTTCTCAACGAGGTTTGCAATGGCCCAATTTGCTTTTGAAGTTCTCAAGGGTAGCATCTATTGTTTGAATATAATTGATAAGAATTGCAGTTTGGTTTCTTCTATTTTAGCAGCATTATTCATTGTTGATTGGCAATATAGTATCACATCTCAGGTTTGCCAGGATGATAGTTCAGAGGGTTTGAAAAATACCACTGATATTGATGTCTCAGTCTGTGCAGCACAAAATGTTATTAGCAATGATTCCAAGGAGCAGGATGATGCCATGTTAAATTTGGGAAGAAAAATACATGCTCTTCGCCATACTATAAGTAGTTCTTTCTGGAAAAGCTTGAGTGCAGATACTCGATCAAGGTTGGGAAACATTATAGTACAGACTGTAAGGTTTGTGCTACTTGACACGGATGATTTAGTTGCTCCTGAAATATCTCATTCATGTTGCGAATGGATGCTGGATATTTTAGAAATAATATGCCATAACAAAGAAGAGTTGCAAATTTTGTTGGATCAATTGTTGTCTGAGGGGAAATCTTGGCCATTGTGGGTCAAACCATTCATCCGCCGTGGCAGCATATTGGCAACCTTCCAAGAGGCAACTTCCACAGGCATTAAT GAACACAGTAATTATAGATTTGTTGCTTTTGTTGACAAGCTTATTGCAAGGCTTGGAGTCAACATAGTAATTGCTGGTTTTACAGAGACTTGTACTTCAGTAGCATCACCAGACACTGAGATTGTTTCATCCTTCCCATCTCCTTACAAACGGGAGTGGCTTGCTGCTGAAATGCTTTGCTCATGGGATTGGAAAGAGAGCAGTGTTACAGAGTCATTCCTACCATTGCTGAACAAATATGCAAAAACTGAAGCATCTATACCTGAAGCAAATGTTACATCTTCTATCATCAATATGTTGCTTGACGGAACCATTATGCATGGCAGTTATGATCAATGGATATCTTTTGATTCATGGAAGGTTCCACATAATGACTCTGAGAAAATTAATGATCCATTTTTGCGTGGCCTAGTTTCCATGCTCTCTTCTATGTTTGTCGATGAAAAGGTTGGGGGAAATTTTGCAGCTATTGTATTATTTGAACAACTAGTGGACAGACTTTTCATGGACACCTCCATAGATCAGTCATGTCTCAGAGTTCTTCCTTTTGTTATAAGTATTACTATTCAATCATTGCTAGAAAGCTCGGAATCTACTGATGCAATTGCAAATATTTCACTATCATCTACAGAAGACAATTTAGTGAGGACATATATCATAAGTTGGCTTGAAAAATCTCTTTCTTTTCCATCTTTATGCTTGGGAAAAACAGAACAAA ATGTTGGTGAATGGATCCAAGTTGTCATATCTTGTTTTCCTCTAAGGACAACATTGGAAACTGGAAATTCTATTGTTGACTTGCTGAGGCATGCCAGCAATAATGAGTCATCTTTGCTTCTGAGTTTATTCAGAAAGCAGCTGTACTGCTATGATGCTTCTGCAGCCATTGATCAGATATCTCCTATTTCTTCCTCTAGTGGAGATTTAGTTTCTTCATTGTTGGTGCAGATTCATCACGCAAAGCTAACAGCAGTTTCAGTTGGGTATTGTTGGCAGGAATTTGTTGAAGATGACTGGAATTATGTGTTGGATAAATCACATAGGTGGATTGAATTGTCTGTTCTGTTGATGGAGGAAATAGCAGAGAGCATAGATGATGCAATAGTCCATTATACAACTACTGATGACTTGGAAcatactgcaaagaaacttgaacTATCAGTTCAGGCTTATGATTCATTGATAATAAGTATATCCACAACTGCTTTGGTTATATTCCGTCTTGTCTCACAGCTTGAAGAACACAAAACAGACAGTACCAATGCTTTGCACCTGTTAAGACTAGGAAAGTGGGCAGACATGAAAGATCGAATTATGGCAAGTATCTTGAGGTTGTTTTTTGCAACTGGTGCTACGGAGGCTATTGCAATGTCGTGCAATGAGGTGTTTTCAACTATTGTAGCTTCAAGTAGACTTCCTTATTCATATTTTTGGGGTCTAGTTGCCTCATTTGTTAGTAActctcctaaacatgtgaaaagtgCAGCAGCAGAGTCAATGGAACTTTGGGGTCTTAGCAAGGGTTCCATCAATGCGTTGTATGCTATTCTTTTCTCATCGAGACCAATTTCATATCTACAGTTTGCCGCTTACAGTTTACTTTCATCTGAGCCTATGTGTCATCTTTCACTTGCTAAAGAAAGTAGTCTAGAAGGAGAAGGTAATTTGTTTGTGGAGTCAGACCTCTCATCAAATGTTGAATTATCTACAGAAGGAATTTTCTCTTTTAGAGATGAGTTATCCTCTCTGATCCAAAAACCAAGTGCCGAGCTTCTAAAAATGGACTTGTTATCACAAGATAGG GTAAATCTCTTTATTGCCTGGGCTTTACTGCTTTCATGTCTAAATTCATTTCCATCTTCTTCCAAAGCTAGGGAAAAAATTGTCCAACACATACAGGACTCTATTAGTCCAATGATATTAGACTGCATTTTCCAACACATTCCTTTGAAGATTGGTGCAAGTAATCTAAAGAAGAAGGAACTTGAGCTAGTAGTTGAAGCTTCTAAAGCTGCCAATGCTGCTAAGCATTCGATTACAACATGCTCGTTGACATTATATGTACAGTCACTTTGGCCTGTTGGAAATGAGACAGTGGCTTCACTTGCTGGTTCAATATATGGAATGATGATTCATCGTCTTCCTTCTTATGTGCGCAATTGGTTTTCTAGCTTACGTGACCGTTCTCTGTTAACTGTGATCGAGTCCTTTACTAAAGCTTGGTGCAGTCCTCCTCTCCTTTTGAATGAATTCTCCCAG GTAAAAGCAACTGTCTTTGCAGATGAGAACTTTTCAGTTAGTGTAAATAGGTCAGCATCTGAGATAATTGCTACTTATAAAAAAGAAGAGACAGGGATGGATCTTGTAATTCGCCTTCCGAGTTCTTACCCCTTGCGCCCAGTGGATGTAGAGTGCACAAGAAGTCTGGGTATTAGTGAAGTAAGACAACGAAAGTGGCTGTTGTCATTGACAGCATTCATTCGTAATCAG AATGGTGCAATAGCCGAGGCAATTCTAATTTGGAAAAGCGATTTTGACAAAGAGTTCCTTGGTGTTGAGGAATGCCCTATCTGTTACAGCATAATCCACACCACAAATCACAGTCTTCCTCGGCTTGCTTGCAAGACTTGCAAGCACAAGTTTCACTCTGCttgcctttacaagtggttctcaACTTCTCATAAATCAACTTGCCCATTGTGCCAGTCTCCTTTCTGA